A window from Bufo bufo chromosome 1, aBufBuf1.1, whole genome shotgun sequence encodes these proteins:
- the ATP4A gene encoding potassium-transporting ATPase alpha chain 1: MDVKIKKKEGKGLKKKEKMENMKKEMDINDHELTVEELELKYQTNITKGMTSSYAGEILIRDGPNELKPPKGTPEYVKFARQLAGGLQCLMWVAAAICLIAFGIQCSQGDLTSADNLYLAITLIAVVVVTGCFGYYQEFKSTNIIASFKNLVPQQATVIRDGEKFQINANQLVVGDLVEIKGGDRVPADIRIITSQGCKVDNSSLTGESEPQTRSPEYTNESPLETRNIAFFSTMCLEGVATGVIINTGDRTIIGCIATLASGVGNEKTPIAIEIEHFVDIIAGLAIFFGATFFVVAMVIGYPFLRAMVFFMAIVVAYVPEGLLATVTVCLSLTAKRLARKNCVVKNLEAVETLGSTSVICSDKTGTLTQNRMTVSHLWFDNQIHSADTTEDQSGQSFDQTSDTWRALSKVVTLCNRAAFKGGQDGVPVPKRIVIGDASETALLKFSELTVGNVMEYRERFKKVTEVPFNSTNKFQLSIHELQDPLDLRYLLVMKGAPERILERCSTIMIKGQELPLDTQWQEAFQTAYMDLGGLGERVLGFCHLYLNEKEFPRGYNFDSEEMNFPTSGLCFAGLISMIDPPRATVPDAVMKCRTAGIRVIMVTGDHPITAKAIAASVGIISEGSETVEDIAARLRIPVEQVNKRDARACVINGGQLKDMSSEELVEALKMHPEMVFARTSPQQKLIIVESCQKLGAIVAVTGDGVNDSPALKKADIGVAMGIAGSDAAKNAADMILLDDNFASIVTGVEQGRLIFDNLKKSIAYTLTKNIPELAPYLIYITASVPLPLGCITILFIELCTDIFPSVSLAYEKAESDIMHLKPRNPRRNRLVNEALAVYSYFQIGVIQSFAGFVDYFTTMAQEGWYPAYCLGLRANWENQHLQDLQDSYGQEWTFSQRLYQQYNCYTVFFISIEVCQIADVLIRKTRRLSVFQQGFFRNKVLVSAIVFQLCLGNFLCYCPGMPNVFNFMPIRFQWWLVPLPFGILIFVYDEIRKLGVRRHPGSWFDKELYY; this comes from the exons ATGGACGTGAAAATTAAGAAGAAAGAAGGAAAAGGGTTaaagaaaaaggagaaaatgGAAAATATGAAGAAGGAAATGGACATA AATGACCATGAGCTGACCGTAGAGGAGCTGGAGCTGAAGTACCAGACAAACATCACCAAA GGCATGACGAGCAGCTATGCAGGTGAGATACTAATCCGGGATGGACCCAATGAGCTGAAGCCACCTAAAGGTACCCCGGAGTACGTGAAGTTTGCCCGGCAGCTGGCAGGAGGGCTGCAGTGCTTGATGTGGGTGGCTGCTGCCATCTGCCTGATCGCCTTCGGGATCCAGTGTTCACAGGGAGATCTGACCAGTGCGGACAAC TTGTATTTGGCCATCACCCTCATAGCTGTCGTGGTCGTGACTGGTTGCTTTGGGTATTACCAAGAATTCAAGAGTACCAACATCATCGCCAGCTTCAAGAACCTCGTGCCTCAG CAAGCCACTGTAATAAGAGACGGGGAAAAGTTTCAGATCAATGCCAACCAACTGGTGGTGGGAGACCTGGTGGAGATTAAGGGTGGAGACCGTGTACCGGCGGACATCAGAATTATCACTTCACAGGGCTGTAAG GTGGATAACTCTTCCCTAACTGGGGAATCTGAACCACAGACCCGATCTCCAGAATATACCAATGAAAGTCCTCTGGAAACAAGGAACATTGCCTTCTTCTCCACCATGTGTCTGGAAG GAGTTGCCACAGGAGTAATTATCAACACCGGTGACCGGACCATCATTGGTTGTATTGCCACCTTGGCATCAGGCGTGGGGAATGAGAAAACACCCATCGCCATTGAGATTGAGCATTTTGTGGACATTATCGCTGGTCTGGCCATCTTCTTTGGAGCTACCTTCTTTGTTGTTGCCATGGTTATCGGCTATCCTTTCCTCCGTGCCATGGTCTTCTTTATGGCTATTGTGGTAGCCTATGTTCCTGAAGGTCTTCTGGCCACTGTCACG GTATGTTTGTCTCTCACTGCTAAGCGTCTTGCCCGAAAAAATTGTGTTGTCAAGAACCTTGAAGCTGTGGAGACCCTGGGCTCTACATCAGTCATCTGCTCAGATAAGACAGGAACTTTAACTCAGAACCGAATGACTGTGTCTCACTTGTGGTTCGACAACCAGATCCATTCAGCTGACACCACTGAAGACCAGTCAG GACAAAGTTTTGACCAGACATCGGACACTTGGAGAGCTCTAAGTAAGGTGGTCACTCTGTGCAATAGAGCCGCCTTCAAGGGAGGGCAGGACGGAGTCCCAGTACCCAAG CGTATTGTTATTGGAGACGCCTCTGAGACGGCTCTGTTGAAGTTCTCTGAGCTGACAGTCGGCAACGTCATGGAGTACAGAGAACGCTTCAAGAAGGTGACAGAAGTTCCCTTCAACTCTACTAACAAGTTCCAG TTGTCCATCCATGAGCTGCAAGACCCCCTGGACCTACGCTACCTCCTTGTGATGAAGGGAGCTCCAGAACGTATCTTAGAGAGATGCTCCACCATCATGATTAAAGGACAGGAGCTTCCTCTGGACACCCAATGGCAAGAAGCTTTCCAGACAGCGTATATGGACCTTGGAGGCCTCGGAGAAAGAGTCTTGG GTTTTTGTCATCTCTACCTCAACGAGAAGGAGTTTCCCCGTGGATATAACTTTGACTCGGAAGAGATGAACTTCCCCACCAGTGGTCTGTGCTTTGCAGGATTGATCTCTATGATTGACCCCCCTAGGGCCACCGTCCCTGACGCCGTCATGAAATGTAGAACCGCTGGAATCCGA gttaTCATGGTCACCGGAGATCATCCAATTACAGCCAAGGCTATTGCAGCCAGCGTCGGTATCATCTCCGAAGGCAGCGAGACAGTGGAAGACATTGCAGCTCGCCTGCGCATTCCTGTAGAGCAAGTGAACAAACG AGATGCCCGGGCCTGCGTCATTAACGGTGGACAGCTGAAAGACATGTCCAGCGAGGAGTTGGTGGAAGCTCTGAAGATGCACCCGGAGATGGTGTTCGCCCGTACGTCCCCCCAGCAGAAGCTGATCATTGTGGAAAGTTGTCAGAAACTG GGAGCCATCGTGGCTGTGACAGGGGACGGTGTTAATGACTCCCCTGCTCTGAAAAAGGCTGACATCGGAGTCGCTATGGGAATTGCTGGTTCCGATGCTGCCAAGAACGCGGCTGACATGATCCTACTGGACGATAACTTTGCCTCCATCGTCACAGGTGTAGAACAGG GTCGTCTGATTTTTGACAATCTGAAGAAATCCATTGCCTACACACTGACCAAGAACATCCCAGAGCTGGCGCCATATCTAATTTACATCACAGCCAGTGTCCCCCTGCCCCTGGGCTGCATCACCATCCTCTTCATCGAGCTGTGCACTGATATT TTCCCCTCTGTGTCTTTGGCCTATGAGAAAGCAGAGAGCGACATCATGCACCTAAAGCCTAGAAACCCGCGGCGCAACCGTCTGGTGAATGAAGCTCTGGCGGTGTACTCCTACTTCCAGATAG GTGTCATTCAGTCGTTTGCCGGCTTTGTGGACTATTTCACGACGATGGCTCAGGAGGGCTGGTACCCGGCCTACTGTCTGGGGCTCCGTGCCAATTGGGAAAACCAGCACTTACAGGATTTGCAGGACAGCTACGGCCAGGAATGG ACCTTCAGCCAGCGCCTCTACCAGCAGTACAACTGTTACACCGTCTTCTTCATCAGTATCGAGGTCTGCCAGATCGCCGACGTCCTCATCAGAAAAACCAGGCGTCTCTCCGTCTTCCAGCAGGGATTTTTCAG GAATAAAGTCTTGGTGAGCGCCATCGTCTTCCAGTTGTGTCTTGGTAACTTCTTGTGTTACTGCCCGGGGATGCCCAACGTCTTTAACTTCATGCCCATCAG GTTCCAATGGTGGCTCGTCCCTCTGCCGTTTGGCATCTTGATTTTCGTTTATGACGAGATCCGTAAGCTTGGAGTCCGCAGACACCCAGGAA GCTGGTTTGACAAGGAGCTTTACTATTAG